One window from the genome of Salvia miltiorrhiza cultivar Shanhuang (shh) chromosome 7, IMPLAD_Smil_shh, whole genome shotgun sequence encodes:
- the LOC130995133 gene encoding ankyrin repeat-containing protein At5g02620-like, whose amino-acid sequence MNPVHIAAVNGHVEMLEHLLEESRLPAMERVGRGQTVLHLCVKHGKLETLKVLVGKLWELVEAVDEDGETLLHLAVRSTQLETLQYLVQIMKIRSKTNSMGKTPAQILNRSPPAGTSHYSEMGRIIDTWFAPIVHYHEILPKMSDAVMVVAVLIATMAFQNAVNPPGGVWQDDTSSHKAGDAVIAYTHPDIYQYLLKTNGIAFLSSLLIIFVITSGMTSKSIYVLGSAIFCMLVAVTAIAMSCAASIQATTPGTKPTRSTDTVVFNLTELLTLFAIFTLFPISTYFYVKKKRRMLRQGVADPTPLRVLHRMFDI is encoded by the exons ATGAACCCGGTTCATATCGCGGCCGTAAATGGGCATGTTGAAATGTTGGAACATCTCCTTGAAGAGAGTCGTTTGCCTGCAATGGAGAGGGTGGGTCGCGGGCAGACTGTGTTGCACTTGTGCGTCAAACACGGCAAGCTCGAGACATTGAAGGTTTTGGTGGGCAAGTTGTGGGAGCTTGTGGAGGCAGTTGATGAGGATGGGGAGACCCTATTGCATTTGGCTGTTAGATCCACTCAACTTGAG ACTCTCCAATACTTGGTGCAAATCATGAAAATAAGGAGCAAGACGAATTCCATGGGCAAAACACCGGCGCAGATCTTGAATCGGAGCCCTCCGGCAGGTACATCTCACTATTCCGAAATGGGGAGAATCATAGATACTTGGTTTGCACCAATTGTACATTATCACGAAATCCTGCCCAAGATGAGCGACGCAGTGATGGTGGTGGCCGTCCTGATAGCAACCATGGCGTTCCAGAACGCCGTCAACCCACCCGGCGGCGTGTGGCAGGACGACACGTCGTCGCACAAGGCCGGCGATGCTGTCATTGCATACACTCATCCCGACATATACCAATACTTGTTGAAAACTAACGGCATAGCATTCTTGTCATCCCTCCTCATAATCTTCGTCATCACCTCCGGAATGACATCCAAAAGCATCTATGTCTTGGGCAGCGCCATCTTCTGTATGTTGGTGGCGGTGACGGCTATTGCAATGAGTTGTGCTGCTTCCATACAGGCGACCACTCCGGGAACCAAACCGACGAGATCAACTGACACTGTTGTTTTTAATTTGACAGAGTTATTAACGTTGTTTGCAATCTTTACCTTGTTTCCAATATCGACATATTTTTACGtcaagaagaagagaagaatgCTGCGGCAGGGTGTTGCTGATCCTACACCCTTACGCGTCCTCCATCGGATGTTCGACATTTAA